One genomic window of Phormidium ambiguum IAM M-71 includes the following:
- the tadA gene encoding tRNA adenosine(34) deaminase TadA, with amino-acid sequence MNPSTYETHQKWMSRAIELAQTAGEAGEVPVGAVIIDADGNLLAEAENRKERDKDPTAHAEIIALRTAGKALQDWHLNQCTLYVTLEPCPMCAGAIVQARLGILVYGADDPKTGAVRTVANIPDSACSNHRLSVIGGILESTCRQQLQSWFKQKRQ; translated from the coding sequence ATGAACCCCTCAACCTACGAAACACACCAAAAATGGATGAGTCGCGCCATAGAACTCGCCCAAACAGCGGGAGAAGCGGGAGAAGTCCCCGTAGGTGCGGTAATTATTGACGCAGATGGTAACTTATTAGCAGAGGCAGAAAATCGCAAGGAACGAGACAAAGACCCCACCGCCCATGCGGAAATTATTGCCCTGAGAACAGCCGGAAAAGCTTTGCAAGATTGGCATTTGAACCAATGCACTCTTTACGTTACTTTGGAACCTTGTCCGATGTGTGCAGGTGCGATCGTCCAAGCTAGATTAGGAATACTAGTATATGGTGCAGACGACCCTAAAACAGGTGCAGTGCGTACAGTAGCAAATATCCCCGATAGCGCCTGTTCTAATCATCGCTTATCTGTCATTGGCGGAATTTTAGAATCTACTTGTCGTCAACAGCTACAATCCTGGTTTAAACAAAAAAGGCAGTAG
- the grxC gene encoding glutaredoxin 3 → MLDFLNPILGRHPERIKANVEIYTWQTCPFCIRAKMLLWWKGVNYTEYKIDGNEEARNQMAERANGRRTVPQIFINDQHIGGCDDIYKLDTEAKLDPLLTQPAA, encoded by the coding sequence ATGCTTGACTTCCTCAATCCCATTTTAGGACGACACCCAGAACGCATCAAAGCAAACGTAGAAATTTACACTTGGCAAACTTGCCCTTTTTGCATTCGTGCCAAAATGTTGCTCTGGTGGAAAGGCGTAAATTATACCGAATATAAAATTGATGGAAACGAAGAAGCAAGAAACCAAATGGCAGAACGCGCCAACGGACGCAGAACAGTTCCTCAAATCTTTATTAATGATCAACACATTGGCGGATGTGACGACATTTACAAATTAGATACTGAAGCCAAACTAGACCCATTATTAACTCAACCAGCCGCATAA
- a CDS encoding VOC family protein, whose translation MVDIGLTHIALPVSNIEKSIEFYETYAQMQVVHRRIDANAGVAVAWLSDNTRPFVIVLIQTQSVQPILSPFAHLGVGCKSREAMDILCDKARQEGILVEEPKDSGYPVGYWAFLRDPDGHTLELSYGQEIGLTVEKSANV comes from the coding sequence ATGGTTGATATTGGACTTACACACATTGCCCTTCCTGTCTCAAACATAGAAAAAAGTATTGAATTTTACGAAACTTATGCTCAAATGCAGGTAGTTCACCGTCGCATTGATGCAAACGCAGGAGTAGCAGTCGCTTGGCTAAGTGACAATACTCGACCATTTGTAATTGTATTAATTCAAACTCAATCAGTGCAGCCAATTCTCTCTCCATTTGCCCATTTAGGAGTAGGTTGTAAAAGCCGAGAAGCAATGGATATACTTTGTGACAAAGCTCGTCAGGAAGGCATATTAGTTGAAGAACCCAAAGACTCAGGTTATCCTGTTGGCTATTGGGCTTTCTTGCGAGATCCAGACGGTCATACACTAGAACTATCTTATGGGCAAGAAATAGGTTTGACAGTCGAAAAATCAGCGAATGTCTAG
- a CDS encoding lysophospholipid acyltransferase family protein, translating to MMTQIDSSSPSLATITSTTISSSVSPWVASLAYPIGRYIVLPVYFGKISVTGRENVPKEGPLIFAPTHRSRWDPIMLGYGAGKDITGRDLHFMVSANEMLGIQGWVIRRLGGFPVDTDHPGISSIRHGIELLQKEKVLVMFPEGNIFRENCIKPLKPGFARIALQAEASKCNLGIKVVPIAIKYSQEIPHRGCNVAINIGSPLKVADYRCDNVKRSAQHLTEDLQASLKKLYECPGNQSWS from the coding sequence ATGATGACTCAAATTGATTCCTCCTCACCTTCCTTGGCAACCATAACATCGACAACTATTAGTTCTAGCGTCTCACCTTGGGTAGCTTCTCTGGCTTATCCCATTGGAAGATATATTGTGCTTCCAGTTTATTTTGGGAAAATTTCTGTAACTGGACGGGAAAATGTACCTAAAGAAGGGCCTTTAATTTTCGCACCTACCCATCGCTCTCGCTGGGACCCAATCATGCTAGGCTACGGAGCAGGAAAAGATATTACAGGCCGAGACTTACATTTTATGGTTTCTGCCAATGAAATGTTAGGTATTCAAGGCTGGGTTATCCGTCGCTTGGGAGGTTTCCCTGTTGATACAGACCATCCCGGAATTAGTAGTATTCGTCACGGAATAGAATTGCTACAAAAAGAAAAAGTTTTGGTAATGTTCCCTGAAGGAAATATTTTCCGGGAAAATTGTATCAAACCTCTAAAACCAGGCTTTGCCAGGATCGCATTGCAAGCCGAAGCTAGTAAGTGTAATTTAGGAATTAAAGTAGTTCCGATCGCTATTAAGTATAGTCAAGAAATACCCCATCGCGGGTGCAATGTTGCTATTAACATTGGTTCTCCCCTCAAAGTAGCTGATTATCGCTGTGATAACGTTAAGCGTAGTGCTCAGCATTTAACAGAGGATTTGCAAGCTTCCTTAAAAAAGCTGTATGAATGCCCTGGGAATCAAAGCTGGAGTTAA
- a CDS encoding ABC transporter ATP-binding protein, producing the protein MAKFADVVGYYRRYQTIALFSIVTTSAFEIIDLVVPYAIGQILNVLSGQSLDGPMERAIATVATLLGISVNKILSLSVLLAIIFVVTVVRAPIQPWISSWFHWDIALRSRRDNSQKALEKILTLPLEFYDENNPGRIAGRVARGISNHTWTYPEVAGQLIPKLARVLGIFVIICLIEWRIAILFLLSFVLILGFSIKNLQEIMKKEERLDKYMENTESRTSEIITNIKTVKAFATEAKELNRQNQRLNRELKVVDYRIHKGYVKLNTWQKTVIQFFVFMVLGLTLAATVGGQISLGHFVTTLTISSMAYAELEPISNLAEVFARRYASMLRFHEFIQKPAGKDAISLVSSENSLSPESSYQFTSKIEFSKMSFGYDSDRLVLQNINLLIEPYQTVALVGRSGSGKSTLVKLLLRYFEPTQGRILIDGEDIRSLDVTAYRRRLAIVHQEVDIFNGTILDNLKYGNPNATFAEVEKACSIARVDEVIREMPQGYYTVVGERGVRLSGGQRQRLGIARALLVNPDVLIFDEATSSLDYESERSIQLAMRSILGTRTTIIIAHRLSTVREADKIIVLDQGQIVEVGTHTELLHSEGIYHRLHSLQETGELI; encoded by the coding sequence ATGGCGAAATTTGCAGATGTCGTCGGATATTATCGTCGTTATCAGACGATCGCACTTTTTAGTATCGTTACTACCAGTGCATTTGAGATTATAGACCTAGTGGTGCCTTACGCGATTGGGCAGATTTTAAACGTGCTATCTGGACAGAGTTTGGATGGCCCAATGGAAAGAGCGATCGCTACAGTAGCAACACTGTTAGGGATATCTGTAAATAAGATTTTATCTCTAAGCGTGTTACTTGCAATTATCTTTGTTGTCACTGTAGTTAGAGCGCCTATTCAACCTTGGATTAGTTCTTGGTTTCATTGGGATATTGCCCTACGTTCTCGGCGAGATAATTCCCAAAAAGCTTTAGAAAAAATCCTCACCTTACCCTTAGAATTTTATGACGAAAACAACCCAGGTCGAATTGCCGGAAGAGTTGCTAGGGGCATTTCTAATCATACTTGGACTTACCCAGAAGTTGCTGGACAATTAATTCCCAAACTAGCCAGAGTTTTGGGGATTTTTGTCATTATTTGTTTGATAGAATGGCGAATTGCGATTCTGTTTTTGTTGTCTTTTGTGCTAATTCTGGGGTTTAGCATCAAGAACTTGCAGGAAATCATGAAAAAAGAAGAACGACTAGACAAGTATATGGAAAATACTGAAAGTCGTACTTCAGAAATTATTACAAACATCAAGACAGTTAAAGCATTTGCTACTGAAGCAAAAGAATTAAATCGCCAAAATCAACGCCTTAATCGAGAATTAAAAGTAGTTGATTACCGAATTCACAAAGGTTACGTCAAGTTAAATACTTGGCAAAAAACAGTGATTCAATTCTTTGTGTTTATGGTGTTAGGTTTAACCCTAGCAGCTACAGTTGGCGGACAAATATCCTTGGGGCATTTTGTCACCACTTTAACTATTTCTAGCATGGCTTATGCCGAGTTAGAACCGATTAGTAACTTAGCAGAAGTATTTGCACGTCGCTATGCTTCAATGCTGAGATTTCATGAATTTATCCAAAAACCAGCAGGTAAAGATGCGATTAGTTTAGTCTCATCAGAAAATAGCTTATCTCCTGAGAGCAGCTACCAGTTTACGAGTAAAATTGAGTTTAGTAAAATGAGTTTTGGTTATGATAGCGATCGCTTAGTCTTACAAAACATCAACTTACTGATTGAACCTTACCAAACTGTAGCTTTAGTCGGACGCTCTGGTTCAGGAAAATCTACTTTAGTTAAACTATTGTTGCGGTATTTTGAACCAACTCAAGGGCGAATTTTAATCGATGGAGAAGACATTCGCAGCCTTGATGTTACAGCTTATCGACGCAGATTAGCGATCGTTCACCAAGAAGTCGATATCTTCAACGGTACAATCCTCGATAACCTCAAATATGGCAATCCCAATGCCACATTTGCCGAAGTTGAAAAAGCTTGTAGCATCGCCAGAGTAGATGAGGTAATTCGAGAAATGCCTCAAGGTTACTATACAGTTGTCGGAGAACGAGGCGTAAGACTTTCAGGTGGACAGCGACAGCGGTTAGGAATTGCTAGAGCATTGTTAGTCAATCCCGATGTGCTAATCTTTGATGAAGCAACCTCTAGTTTGGATTATGAATCTGAGCGATCGATCCAACTAGCAATGCGAAGTATCTTAGGCACTCGTACCACAATAATTATTGCTCACCGACTCAGCACAGTTCGAGAAGCAGATAAAATCATCGTCCTAGACCAAGGACAAATAGTTGAAGTTGGGACACACACCGAACTATTACACAGCGAAGGAATTTATCATCGTCTTCACTCACTACAAGAAACAGGTGAGTTAATTTAG
- a CDS encoding hemolysin family protein, with protein MIFISKQSYLLTTAQSSPLLGNVWLDLSVLIIMLLLSAFFSGSETAITGLDNFKLRALIKEQGDPSKIFTLVLENRAKFITTLLIGNNLVNNFSAILTSNLFAVWLGNAGIGVATAVVTFLVLIFGEVTPKSLAITHVMPIFRFAVRPVYWLSIPLSPVIYLFQNIAQSVIRLFERGNVPEGESLRDLQLMIEVLGGKGYLDLDKHQLLTKALTLDNLIARDAVKPRIEMRTISHEATLEDLVNLCLETGYSRIPVQEDSKDEIVGVVHLKRALQHLNSCSKDDRSKALVTEAMDSPFYVPETKRVPSLLKEMLQSRLHLAIVVDEYGGTVGLITLEDILEELVGEIYDESDIPPRVNIGKTKLSRI; from the coding sequence GTGATTTTCATATCTAAACAGTCTTACTTACTAACAACAGCACAAAGTAGCCCCCTTTTGGGCAATGTTTGGCTTGATTTGTCAGTTTTGATAATCATGCTGTTATTATCAGCATTTTTCTCAGGTTCAGAAACTGCAATTACCGGACTAGACAATTTTAAACTCCGAGCCTTAATTAAGGAACAAGGAGACCCGAGCAAGATTTTTACCTTAGTACTGGAAAATCGCGCCAAGTTTATTACTACTCTTCTCATTGGTAACAACCTGGTAAATAATTTTTCCGCCATTCTCACCAGTAACTTATTTGCCGTTTGGTTGGGTAATGCAGGGATAGGAGTCGCCACAGCAGTTGTTACCTTCCTAGTACTCATTTTTGGCGAAGTAACGCCTAAATCTTTGGCAATTACTCATGTTATGCCGATTTTTAGGTTTGCAGTGCGTCCCGTTTACTGGTTGTCAATTCCTTTATCCCCAGTCATTTATCTATTTCAGAACATAGCCCAAAGTGTAATTCGCTTGTTTGAGAGAGGTAATGTTCCTGAAGGAGAGTCTTTAAGAGACCTTCAGTTGATGATAGAAGTATTAGGCGGTAAAGGTTACTTGGATTTAGACAAGCATCAGCTACTTACTAAAGCTTTAACACTGGATAATCTAATTGCTCGTGATGCAGTTAAACCGAGAATTGAGATGCGGACTATCTCTCACGAAGCAACATTGGAAGATTTGGTGAATCTTTGCTTAGAAACAGGTTATTCTCGGATTCCCGTGCAGGAAGACTCCAAAGATGAAATTGTGGGAGTAGTTCACTTAAAACGGGCATTGCAACATCTTAACAGTTGTTCAAAGGACGATCGTTCTAAAGCACTTGTGACAGAAGCAATGGATTCGCCTTTCTATGTTCCAGAAACTAAGCGAGTCCCCAGTTTACTCAAAGAGATGCTGCAATCGCGCTTACATTTGGCAATTGTGGTTGATGAGTACGGGGGAACTGTGGGTTTAATCACCTTGGAAGATATCCTCGAAGAGTTGGTGGGAGAAATTTATGATGAGAGTGACATTCCCCCTAGAGTTAATATCGGGAAAACTAAGCTGTCGCGCATTTAA
- a CDS encoding DEAD/DEAH box helicase family protein, whose translation MLQQTDRHFLRIYDLTKAQKHPRQPAAHQEEALKKLSQWFNQAQPQPQHKGGILVLPTGGGKTFTADRFLCTDPLPNGYKVLWLAHTHHLLEQAFYSLESEVKQIHQLNPQKRQLKVRVVSGTKGHFRPCQIEPDDDIVVCTLQTVTRAQTNELKQLKAFLKAAGDKLFVIFDEAHHSPAASYYQFINNLRKNHPKMYLLGLTATPFYTDQKKSGRLKDLFPQDILYQVSPEKLMAVGILAKPVFNSYKTVFTPEFDENKYKQWVRNYQDLPEDIITKLAENHDRNSFIARTYAENKERYGKTIIFADRWFQCEQLREFLEQQKKGIKVGTIYSHIEADSGSADAKNKFNQDGNSKVLEAFRKNELDVLINVRMLTEGTDVPNVDTVFLTRQTTSKILLTQMVGRALRGQKFGGTEQAYIVSFIDDWQQSINWAEYDPLEETLIIDEEVTDIIERKAMQLISVDLVRQLIKQMNSEFNINPGSFLAFIPIGWYRVEFETSIQGNDDIEAVNSLVMVFENERESYQEFIEDLKQENLDDFAEPDIKFESKISVLESWENLYFDAEVHIGGDLLKNIFYIVRHMALNDKQPPDWFDFELRKEHDLDQIAQDYINKKLGPLDTIESLKHEYAKKDRYWQIIYHSFRFFKYQYDACVNWILLGNEEVDPVLDKRQPPVIELSDAVKKEVKERDSYRCLCCGEDSRNVLVIDHIIPRYHGGTHSLDNLQTLCRKCNNLKSINTIDFRKYQPPSKKQISTFPQMEKLIKEAAGNVQEWKQLLRRNINFFYQCNSVKSIIKRKCTSKPTLSICLEDGIDRTWVKPHIQELTQKASSIREWEIFIK comes from the coding sequence ATGTTGCAGCAAACAGACAGGCATTTTCTGCGTATTTATGACCTTACCAAAGCACAGAAACATCCTAGACAGCCCGCCGCCCATCAGGAAGAAGCGTTAAAAAAACTCAGTCAATGGTTTAATCAGGCGCAACCTCAACCTCAACACAAGGGCGGTATCTTAGTTTTACCCACAGGTGGCGGAAAAACTTTCACAGCCGATCGCTTTCTCTGTACAGATCCCCTGCCCAACGGTTATAAAGTATTATGGTTAGCCCATACTCACCATTTGCTAGAGCAAGCTTTTTACAGCCTAGAATCAGAAGTTAAACAAATCCATCAATTAAATCCCCAAAAACGCCAATTAAAAGTGCGTGTTGTTTCCGGGACAAAAGGACACTTTCGCCCCTGTCAAATTGAACCAGATGATGATATAGTTGTCTGCACTCTTCAAACAGTAACTCGCGCCCAAACTAACGAACTTAAACAACTAAAAGCTTTCCTCAAAGCAGCCGGAGATAAACTCTTTGTTATTTTTGATGAGGCGCATCACTCCCCAGCCGCAAGTTATTACCAATTTATTAATAACTTGCGAAAAAATCACCCAAAAATGTATTTGTTGGGATTAACTGCTACTCCTTTCTATACAGATCAGAAAAAAAGCGGTCGTTTAAAGGATTTATTTCCGCAAGATATACTTTATCAAGTAAGTCCTGAAAAGCTAATGGCAGTGGGAATTCTGGCAAAGCCAGTTTTTAATTCCTACAAGACAGTTTTTACTCCAGAATTTGATGAAAATAAATACAAGCAATGGGTAAGAAACTATCAGGATCTTCCTGAAGATATTATTACTAAGTTAGCAGAGAATCACGACCGCAATTCCTTTATCGCCAGAACTTACGCCGAAAATAAAGAGCGTTATGGCAAAACGATTATTTTTGCTGATCGCTGGTTTCAATGCGAACAGTTACGCGAGTTTTTAGAACAACAGAAAAAAGGCATAAAAGTCGGTACAATTTATTCTCACATCGAGGCTGACTCTGGTAGTGCTGATGCTAAAAATAAATTTAACCAAGATGGAAACTCAAAAGTTTTAGAAGCTTTTCGTAAGAATGAGTTAGATGTTTTGATTAATGTCCGAATGCTGACTGAAGGAACAGATGTACCTAATGTAGATACCGTCTTTTTAACTAGACAAACTACCAGTAAAATTCTCCTAACTCAAATGGTAGGTAGAGCTTTACGAGGTCAAAAATTTGGCGGTACAGAGCAAGCTTATATAGTCTCCTTCATTGATGATTGGCAACAATCAATTAACTGGGCAGAATACGATCCTCTTGAAGAAACTCTAATTATTGATGAAGAAGTAACAGATATTATTGAAAGAAAAGCAATGCAGCTGATATCTGTTGATTTGGTGCGTCAATTAATCAAGCAAATGAACAGTGAATTTAATATAAATCCTGGGTCATTTCTTGCTTTCATACCTATTGGCTGGTATCGAGTTGAATTTGAAACTTCAATTCAGGGAAATGATGACATAGAAGCTGTCAATAGTTTAGTTATGGTTTTTGAAAATGAGCGAGAAAGTTACCAAGAGTTTATCGAGGATCTCAAGCAAGAAAATCTAGATGATTTTGCAGAACCTGACATAAAATTTGAAAGCAAAATAAGTGTTCTGGAATCCTGGGAAAACCTCTATTTTGATGCTGAAGTTCATATAGGTGGGGATCTGCTCAAAAACATTTTCTACATTGTGCGTCACATGGCTTTAAATGACAAACAACCACCTGATTGGTTTGACTTTGAGCTACGTAAAGAGCATGATCTTGACCAGATTGCTCAGGATTATATAAATAAAAAACTGGGGCCTCTAGATACGATCGAATCTCTAAAACATGAGTACGCAAAAAAAGATCGCTATTGGCAAATTATTTACCATAGCTTTAGGTTTTTTAAATATCAGTATGATGCCTGTGTTAATTGGATTTTACTGGGTAATGAAGAGGTTGACCCTGTGCTCGATAAAAGACAACCTCCTGTTATTGAACTATCCGATGCAGTCAAAAAAGAAGTGAAAGAAAGAGATAGTTATCGCTGTCTTTGTTGTGGAGAGGATAGCCGAAATGTACTAGTGATTGACCATATCATACCGAGATATCATGGTGGTACTCACTCATTAGATAACTTGCAAACACTTTGCCGTAAATGCAACAACTTGAAAAGCATCAATACAATTGACTTCCGCAAATATCAACCTCCCTCAAAAAAACAAATATCGACTTTCCCTCAGATGGAAAAATTGATTAAAGAAGCTGCGGGTAATGTCCAAGAATGGAAACAATTACTTCGGCGTAATATTAACTTTTTCTATCAGTGCAACAGTGTAAAATCGATCATCAAAAGGAAATGTACTAGCAAGCCTACTTTATCCATTTGCCTTGAAGACGGAATCGATCGCACTTGGGTAAAACCGCATATTCAGGAGTTAACGCAAAAGGCTAGTTCAATCAGAGAGTGGGAAATCTTTATCAAATAA
- a CDS encoding DUF3493 domain-containing protein, with the protein MNTPKPPTPEKYARLKEEIKAPYRGLRQFVYIAFGASGLIGAVVFLSQIAAGREVDTALPNFALQLGILALMVWLFRLEQRAAKKSQTKKVKRDS; encoded by the coding sequence ATGAATACTCCCAAACCCCCCACTCCAGAAAAATACGCCCGACTCAAAGAAGAGATCAAAGCCCCTTATCGCGGGTTGAGACAGTTTGTTTACATAGCTTTTGGCGCTTCTGGACTCATTGGTGCTGTAGTCTTTTTGTCCCAAATAGCCGCAGGTCGGGAAGTAGACACCGCCCTGCCTAATTTTGCCCTGCAACTGGGTATATTAGCTTTAATGGTATGGCTGTTCCGCTTAGAACAACGAGCCGCTAAAAAATCCCAAACAAAAAAGGTAAAGCGTGATTCGTAA
- a CDS encoding Uma2 family endonuclease has translation MTIATPVVKPISQLELAPGSIATLKDVTWQEFEEILAELGERRNSRIAYSEGKLEIMVPLPEHERAKILIADLVKAILRSQRRNWEPLGSSTFKREEAAGVEPDECFYIQNQQAVIGKDRIDLSIDPPPDLAIESDVNSKTRTNAYLAIKVPEIWIYDSGKLKIKLLQGDRYIESETSPTFPDLAIPEIVPKVVERAKQIGTSQALLEFEDWLSQQK, from the coding sequence ATGACGATCGCTACTCCTGTTGTTAAGCCCATTAGCCAGCTTGAATTAGCTCCTGGCAGTATCGCAACGTTGAAAGATGTGACTTGGCAAGAATTTGAGGAGATTTTGGCGGAGTTAGGTGAACGGCGGAATTCTCGAATTGCTTACAGCGAAGGAAAACTAGAAATTATGGTTCCATTGCCAGAACACGAACGGGCAAAGATCCTGATTGCCGATTTGGTGAAAGCAATATTACGATCGCAGCGACGTAATTGGGAACCTCTCGGATCGAGTACTTTTAAACGGGAAGAAGCAGCAGGAGTTGAGCCGGATGAATGTTTTTATATTCAAAATCAACAGGCAGTGATTGGAAAGGATCGAATTGATTTATCCATTGATCCACCACCTGATTTAGCGATCGAAAGTGATGTGAATTCTAAAACTAGAACTAACGCTTATCTTGCCATCAAAGTACCTGAAATTTGGATTTATGATTCAGGTAAACTTAAGATTAAATTGTTGCAGGGCGATCGCTACATTGAATCTGAAACCAGTCCCACCTTTCCAGATTTAGCGATTCCAGAGATCGTTCCCAAAGTGGTAGAACGTGCAAAACAAATTGGCACCAGTCAAGCCTTACTAGAATTTGAAGATTGGCTCAGTCAGCAGAAATAG
- a CDS encoding BolA family protein, with the protein MISPDQVKAMIVAEMPDAQVEVQDLTGGGDHYQVSVVSAMFAGKGLVQQHQMVYGALKQAMSSEAIHALALKTSTPNS; encoded by the coding sequence ATGATTAGCCCAGATCAGGTTAAGGCAATGATTGTGGCAGAAATGCCTGATGCCCAAGTGGAAGTACAAGACTTAACTGGTGGTGGAGATCACTATCAGGTAAGTGTAGTTTCTGCAATGTTTGCAGGTAAAGGGCTAGTTCAACAGCATCAAATGGTATACGGTGCGCTGAAACAGGCAATGTCTTCGGAGGCTATCCACGCCTTAGCATTGAAAACCTCTACCCCAAATTCTTAA
- the grxD gene encoding Grx4 family monothiol glutaredoxin yields the protein MTPELKERIDNLVQENKVLVFMKGSKLMPQCGFSNNVVQILNTLGIPYQTVDVLADPDIRQGIKEYSNWPTIPQVYINGEFIGGSDIMIELYQKGELQQMVEVALAS from the coding sequence ATGACACCAGAACTCAAAGAACGGATTGATAACTTAGTCCAAGAAAATAAGGTTTTAGTCTTCATGAAGGGCAGCAAACTTATGCCCCAATGTGGTTTCTCTAACAATGTGGTACAAATTCTCAACACATTAGGAATACCATACCAAACTGTGGATGTGTTAGCAGACCCAGATATTCGTCAAGGAATTAAAGAGTATTCCAACTGGCCTACTATTCCCCAAGTTTACATCAATGGCGAGTTTATTGGTGGCTCGGATATCATGATTGAGCTTTACCAAAAAGGTGAATTGCAACAAATGGTAGAAGTTGCTCTGGCATCTTAA
- the glpX gene encoding class II fructose-bisphosphatase, which yields MESTLGLEIIEVVEQAAIASSHWMGKGEKNTADEVAVEAMRERMNKIHMRGRIVIGEGERDEAPMLYIGEEVGICTREDAKDFCNPDELVEIDIAVDPCEGTNLVAYGQPGSMAVLAISEKGGLFAAPDFYMKKLAAPAAAAGHVDINKSATENLKILSECLNRSIEELVVVVMDRPRHKELIQEIRKAGARVRLISDGDVSAAISCAFAGTNIHCLMGIGAAPEGVISAAAMRCLGGHFQGQLIYDPEVVKTGLIGESREGNIARLKEMGINDPDKVYNADELASGDTVLFAACGITPGTLMEGVRFFHGGARTQSLVISTQSKTARFVDTIHLFDNPKSLQLR from the coding sequence TTGGAAAGTACGCTCGGATTAGAAATTATTGAAGTCGTTGAACAAGCAGCGATCGCTTCTTCTCACTGGATGGGTAAAGGCGAGAAAAACACCGCTGACGAAGTGGCTGTGGAAGCCATGCGGGAACGGATGAACAAGATACACATGCGGGGTCGCATTGTCATCGGAGAAGGGGAACGTGACGAAGCCCCGATGCTTTACATTGGCGAAGAAGTGGGTATTTGCACCCGTGAAGATGCCAAAGATTTTTGTAACCCAGATGAACTGGTAGAAATTGACATCGCTGTTGACCCTTGCGAAGGTACTAACTTAGTAGCTTATGGGCAACCAGGCTCAATGGCAGTACTCGCAATTTCTGAAAAAGGCGGTTTATTTGCTGCGCCTGACTTTTACATGAAGAAATTAGCTGCACCTGCGGCTGCGGCTGGTCATGTAGATATTAACAAGTCAGCCACAGAAAACCTGAAAATCCTCTCGGAGTGCTTGAACCGTTCTATTGAAGAATTGGTTGTAGTGGTGATGGATCGTCCCCGTCACAAGGAGTTAATTCAGGAAATTCGTAAAGCAGGTGCCAGAGTTCGTTTAATTAGCGATGGTGACGTTTCTGCTGCCATTTCCTGCGCTTTTGCTGGAACCAATATTCACTGTTTGATGGGTATTGGCGCAGCACCAGAAGGTGTGATTTCCGCTGCGGCGATGCGCTGTTTGGGTGGACACTTCCAAGGACAGCTGATTTACGATCCAGAAGTTGTGAAAACTGGTTTAATTGGCGAAAGCAGAGAAGGTAACATTGCCCGTTTGAAGGAAATGGGAATTAATGACCCTGACAAGGTTTACAATGCCGATGAACTAGCTTCTGGCGACACTGTGTTGTTTGCGGCTTGCGGTATCACTCCCGGAACTTTAATGGAAGGTGTGCGCTTCTTCCACGGCGGCGCAAGAACTCAAAGCTTGGTAATTTCTACTCAATCGAAGACGGCTCGCTTTGTCGATACAATTCACTTGTTCGATAATCCTAAGAGTTTGCAATTGAGATAG